Within the Gigantopelta aegis isolate Gae_Host chromosome 8, Gae_host_genome, whole genome shotgun sequence genome, the region AGCCAATGTCTGATACTGCATTACGCTAATGTTGAATAGTCCTTTGTTGATCTTTGTGTCATTTAACAATATGTAACGCAAAATCTTGCAGTTTCAATACCCCTCTCCCcttgtaacgttttgtgactgtgtcatattttactttggggtctttagtaatacatatatgttaaaataaaatggcaatgactggttgcattttactttatgaattaacattacgttgcacaataaccaccaccacaacaccacctcccccccccccccccaccccattatGTTTTGTCACATCCCATAATTCCCACACTCCTTAGAGCACGTTGCGTAGTTCTCGAATGATCCCATTATTcaatcgtaaataataaagaagtaacataccgctggtcggtaaatgttatatttgaccgAATCAACTTTATTAagtttcaatatctataatacacAATCTAATAATCTCCCAgcagaactattacattgtaacagtgtTCAAACTCGCACGTGCTGTTCATCATATGATGTGACATCGGGTAcggccattacttcaaagggagtgagtagcacatttaaattaaaggtgggttttttcacttaatttacaactactgtagtaaagtttttttaattacaaaaaccataccaaaaatcatttaaaaaaaacaaaaacaaaaaaaacagtatttgaaaaaaaagtacgaaacatatgtacacaccgttttacaaaataagatcgtctgcttaaaatagcacagcaaatGATAGTGCAGCCTGCaggtgcacattaagtcaatactttactttctacgtccgttcggactagcggattggacgtgttgcgatagatcccaaatatgtgttaacgcaaatggatgaattaaaacaaaaagttgtattcttctaccaaaactgtattatatcagacaatgtaggcattattactaaaaactacgaCAAAACAGACTGTATCAAAACAGGATAAAACTAATCTGCATATCCAGATCAGTCTTGTTCGTCACATGTTCGTAATCGATCGGAAAACCAAAATGAAACTTGTTCGATGTCAgttcttttttcaaaatatacaattagctacattttttaaaaaaattacgaGTTCAAGTATCCGCGATAAGAGCAACTTTGGGAATCTTTATTGGGAAACTGTTGGGTCGTAATTGGGAAAAGGTTTGatattggattgggaatttaTGTTAGGCCGTTCATCGGCCCCAAAATGTATGGTAAATTATACCCATCCGATAGGTACCTAAAGGGGGGTCAATGGGGCAAAGAAAACGTCCGAAGTGATCGGGTTGACATTACGGAAACCGAAAACGgcctcattaaaaaaaaaaaaaaactgaaaaaataatttccacaatttctCCGACGGAAATCCGTCTTACGACGGACAGTTAACAGccatgcaggtgtttaagcattgtaaatgtatgtagttacatgtgtgtatgacataaacaggtgtttaagcattgtaaatgtatgtagttacatgtgtgtatgacataaacaggtgtttaagcattgtaaatgtatgtagttacatgtgtgtatgacATAAACAGGtattttaagcattgtaaatgtatgtagttacatgtgtgtatgacataaacaggtgtttaagcattgtaaatgtatgtagttacatgtgtgtaagacacaaacaggtgtttaagtattgtaaatgtatgtagttacatgtgtgtatgacataaagcattgtaaatgtatgtagttacaggcatgtaagacaaacaggtgtttaagcattgtaaatgtatgtagttacatgtgtgtaagacacaaacaggtgtttaagtattgtaaatgtatgtagttacatgtgtgtatgacataaagcattgtaaatgtatgtagatacaggcatgtaagacaaacaggtgtttaagcattgtaaatgtatgtagttacatgtgtgtaagacacaaacaggtgtttaagtattgtaaatgtatgtagttacatgtgtgtaagacacaaacaggtgtttaagtattgtaaatgtatgtagttacataagTGTAActttaagacataaacagatTTTGTAATTTCGGCCCTGAATGTGTATTTTCGATGCCTGCTGAAGGCAGCATGTCTACATACTGTGTTCTCCTGACAGCTCCAGTTAGCTGAGCCGCTTGCGTTTCTCTCAGTCCCGCATACAGTCCATTCAAACCACCAACCGCTGCACCTACACAATAAAGTGGATAACAACATGAATAATGGCTCTTGAAATACACAACAATTAAGAATGCATCATACATTGAAACACACCTGAATAAAATctcaaatacaaatattatccAGCATGCAATCTCTGATTATCAAAAATGTCAAATGTAAATGTTGAGTTAGCAAATACCACAGTAGCAGATTTGTAAGTAATTTTCGGCAAACAGACGTCATATAATACTTTGAATTCTGGAAGATTGCTTACAcatgcatattttataaatcTGACACATTGTACCAGTTTAAgactaaataaaatgatataaaatgacaaattattCAATGAGTTGAGAAGTAAAATTTAAGTATGGTACGACTGTTGAGAGTTCATCCTAACACAGCTATATGTTAGCCACTTTTCATAAAGACCAATATATTACAAATCAATGACAAATTATACTTTCCAGGCTGCCAATTTAGCAGGATTCCATGCTTTTACAAATTCCAGATTTGTAGTCGGAATCATAACATTATAAGATAGAATCTAAAAGTATTTGCATTACATcatttcacaaaaatataacaaaattcaATCCCtgctttaaatttaaaaaaagaaaatcacattaacatgtatatttaaaattacaaatagaacatacatgtacattttataatacTAGTGAATAGGAAAATACAGAGATCTAtggaaactaaaacaaaaataacaaaccaGCAAAAACAGATCCTCCTATTTGTGAGAAGGACAACTCTAGACGTCCTCTCTGTCGACTAGCACCTTCAGGAAAGATGAATTCAGAGTCGCCTCCCTTAGaacaaaacaacagaaataAAAGGATGATAATAAACCAATAAGATCTGTAGAAAAATACTATCATTAGTGAcatttgaaacatttaaaatgcaTAAAATCACACCACCATTATTGGTTAGATTACCAGCACATGACATATAAACTGTCTGAGGCAGATCTGGAATCCAACATGGAGTACTGGATAGTAGATATAGAGTAGGGACTATAGATTTTTGAGTAATGTGTGgcaatttagaaacaaaatggctcCCTGCAGCAGGCTGCTCCATCGGTACTACAAAAGATTCCATAAATGAGACAAGCAAGTTAAAATTGGTGAATAACAGTAAGAAGATTGTTCAAAGTCACCTGTAACTTATCATGTTGGGGAACATTTTGATCAGGATTGCGTTGTGATTCACTACGCAGGTTTAAGACATAAAACAGTAGttgttaatcaattttcagttaactagaaatatcgctaatcaagattttggttcaaaatgttccctgcatatttgtacatgtaccaCAGGTATTACTCATACTttgataacattttgtaaaaattgtatCTAATCATGGTGGTAAAATAGtaaattaaaactgtatttactTACAGGTGTTACATATGAAGGGTCAAAGTTCAGATAGGGTGACATTATGGTCCCGGCTGGCCCTGCAGTaactgtaaaaataaacatagtcAGTAATATGTAAACAGATAACCAGATTCTTTGAAATTCATTTGACCTTTCACCGCGATAGGTTAGAGGTCAGCTGTTAGCGAGGGATGGGATCATCCAGCTTCATATACTAGAGTACTCACTGGAAGCGCTTTGTCTCCAAGGGATCAATTCATTATCTGATTGCATTTTTATCCAGTCCTATAAAGTCCCcaatgactggcatatcaaaggtcatggtatgtgctgtcctgtctgtgggatggtgtatataaaagttatCTTGCTggaaatggaaatatgtagtgaGTTACCTCTGagactatatttcagaattatgaaatgtttgacatccaatagtctatgaatcaatgtgctttaatcaatgttgtatataatttagatggtttaataataattaataaaactatactGCTTATACTGAGGTAGAGGATCTGGAAAGTTCTGTTTCTGTGTAAAAACATTGTGTAACATGCCTGCATACCCAACTATACGTGGAATGGTTTATACTAGAATTCACggagatttatttatttctgtgatTATTTTTTAAGCTTATTATTGTTCCgtgctttatttattattatataaacaaacaagtgaaataaaaaataaataattcctttctttgttccatctttttttaatggtagtaggtctaatatatatatatcgtcaacgtccctaactgcgttatgcttcaaattccgttcattttgttttcttgtgaacagttcgcacaatcaacatccgatttgttgtcatcggcatgtcgttcatttatgaggtttttctttacagttcagtaacattttcataaacaataaagttcagaaaagtaagtactgtaaatcatgtaattaatacgtcatgatattattgcgtccgtacatgagtgaacaaaaatgcatctttttattaatgcgtcgggcaaaagtccacatcacataaaaaaCACAGttgtgttattatattgtttgggcttcatctttcatgttaaaagaagactgtagttgttttcacagctactacataatcTGAAGCTAATCGCATGATGGGTCGACGAggaagccctaattacttaaagtagtgtaattagtataactacaccttattgttaagggtatgcctcgcacttttgtgtgtgattgcttctaattaatccaccagtaggaataaaaggtaaacgggtcgctattacagggcacaatatttcacacgaACGCAGACGTtttattctaacaaatgttttaaactaattttatacacttgatgcgcagcacaggaagtgacaacttgcgaccagtctaacttAAATGTcatgtatagagtcgagccaaatggtttgaagaaatatgcacggattgttggttgcggttatataattttctactgtttcatttttaaaggaatatatttagtaataaaatttgttgattataattttacaaatgttcaaaacagtttaaatgtatacagtaatccagaagtgtaaaaaaaaaatgagctttttaaaaacaaaacatttggaacatcactgtattatataaccgctatgatattccaggaaagtgaaaatagaatggcaacatcgaaacgaaagaaagattcttgaagtattcacaaaaagacatttaacaaaaattgtttttgtattttgtttcatctttatattataaaagttttattttatttagaagtattatagtaaaatcctgcattttttttgtattgggaatgagactaaacaaaatgcgtcacgttattattgcgtcgatgtgttcgccgcatttttcgcattaattacttgctcgcactaatttcatgatttacagtatctaaaatttatacaaaactttacaaacctcTAAAagtaaaaccattaattttactaagttgtttttgtttactccttaaaattactgatatcgggtccacatgacttgtagaaattgacttaaaatggaaaaagatgaattaacattcggtgcatgtcacatgacctcacacgtgccagatcaacaaggccaaagcatttaattttcatgatttttaagacccctgttgttagaatttgttttcaattattacattcgatctgcaaaaggtatgctacatttttgtgcctctgttttagtgaatagtattcataatccattcataataattgtaaataattttgagtgtataaattgtgttaattatgaattaattcatttaaaaaagggtacaatatttcacgagaactgTTGTTCTGTTTGCGTGTCGGTTATGCAACTTTGAAATGACGAGAACTGCCAATCGGTTACATGGTGAActattacattctaaaatttaaagtaccatatatcagtaatgaaagagaaaatcagtttgtttttaaatacattcgAACAACCAATGTAtcacagaaccgtagttcaagtgttttaggattaggtaggcctaactcatcggttacgagaactatattcacataaccaaacaatcggttacctaagtaaaactcacgtgaactgacttccggttacctaagattttgaaatattgtcccctgtagtataaacgtaatgcctatcagtatcgACATCAAGTTttagcgatgtgtgttgataaaacgcggaccggaccagaacgcttgacaaattgaatttttccttttaaaaaaatattaaactaagtgttcgtcaactgtgcatatttaagaaacatatattttttcatgtagtggccttaaaaatgaaaaatgatgaACCACACATGAGtgttacgatactttttgcaaacgcatgggcctgaacgcagttagaaacgtcacactctttcctgtttaccggaaggtgtttcacttttgtttactagaatgaatttgttttatattcacattgttgatttttttacgttaatcgattgcaatctattttgtttcaggggtaggactttcctttggcactgtcatgtataaagaacattataaaattttaatacttaTCATTAAtacttagggttagggttagtgacagtgccaaaggaaagtccttccgtTTCAGGTATCGTAGCTGGCAAATGTAGAATattatttccgtaaatattgtattcatgtttttgtcgttaggtgaacgcagtttgggacgttgatggtatatatatatatatatatatatatatatatatatatatatatatatatatatatgcctataTTACAATGCactcacaacacacacataatcGACTCACTTTTAGGATGAAACGACTCAGTACGAATATGATTTAGGACGAACCAACCCTGGGTGAACGGGACTAAGGACGAAACAACGCAAGGTTCGAAATCGTTTCAGGGCAAAATGACCAGGATTCCTCAAAAATCTTTAAATTAAgtgatttggccttgttgagTTGGCACTTGTGAGGTggggaccagacaactcggccccgtGGCCGAGTTATTAGACTGATAGACGGGGCATGCTGTGACACATTATATGCGTGTTAAGTATGATAGTTGGCCATGTCATAGTGTCTCTGAGACGAACCGGCATGTCAGAGGAACCAGCCTGGCTTCAGTGTGGAGCATGGGAACCAACTTGTAGAAGGGAGAGGCTGTTCCAAGGGCACTGTGGTTCAGTCGGTGATGCCAGCCCTCCACATCGTTGTTGGTACTCACACTCTGGTTAAAGACTGACCAGGTGTTCACAGACCACACGCTGCTCCTCATCTTCTAAGACCGTCTTCTATTACCTGTGTGTgcataacttttattttttatattatttattcaattatgtaaaatatatatataattagtttttttcgctgatgatcaaacattttgtttttctttcatgttttgatgtttatcgtttcgcactcatgattcaagataaaaaatatacaaatgacaatatgattttgtttttaaaacactatccGGAGGCTATATCCGTGAGTGTTGTTACAACGATAAATAacttttgcatgtttttttctGGGATCATCTCAAATGTTTAGGTCACCGACTGCAGAACAAATTATTGGAACAGCGGAAACTATcttcaaagataaatggatcagcaatttatcaatttaacaaaaaacacattcttttatttcGGTGAGagtactttaatttaaaaaaaaacatttgttcaaCAATATTGTTCAACAATAGACAAGATTGTCCATGTGCCGAGTTGTCTCTGGACTCTGGACCGAGTTGTCTCGCGGTGGGCCGGGTTGTCTCAGAACACTGGGCCGAGCTGTCTCgacgtgggccgagttgtctgggctGAGTTGTcctctgggccgagttgtctggcattcTTGTGAGGTCATGTGGTACACACCAAATGTTTTtgtcttcctccattttaagttaATTTCTACAAGTCATGTGGACTCTAATttagtaggcctatattatattgtcggtaattttaaggaataaacaaaacgacttagtaaaattaatggttttaggtgtttgtaaagttttgtatttagatacttttttattgttaattttattgttaatgaacgACGAGAAGACGACGAGAAGACGACAagaaatcggatgttgattgcgcgaaccgtgcacgagaaaacaaactaaacgaagttggaagcataacgcagttagggacgttgacgatacagatcaacttaaattttaaaacattctttaCAAAAAGACTACAAATCAACTGGTATAAAAATGTCATATACCTGGAACATCCATACTTGGGTCTGATTTTGAATAAGGTGAAAAGAAACtccatttttctttttgttggtCCATTTTGTTATTGAAACTGAAATATCAAACGTCTGACATCAGTGACTTACAAAACCATGCACATGTTGCAAGAGACCGTTCACCGTTCTTTTCAATTAGTTACGCTTTCTGGAAGACGAAAGGCTAAGGAAGGACAATGGTCCAGTCTAAAGAAATATAAGTGTCCCCTGAAAAGATATCCGTCCATGAAAATATGTCAGCTTATCTCCAAATCCAATACAAATAGTTTTACGATAGCTTTTTCTTCTCGCAATATTGATAGTTCAAAACAATTTTGTCAATATTCCATAATTTACTCAGGCCTGACCTTTTTCACCATTTTATTTGTAGCCTATTTTCGTGcaaaatatccaattaaggtccaagcacgctgtcctgataAAACACAGGTCTGCAGCTATATCTGGACATACAGTCCAGGACagatggttagtgagagagaagtcggtgaactaaccttacacctacccatttgaGTGATTAAACTCGCTCtcggtgagagccggtaccggggtgcgaaTCCAGAACCtagcagccttatgtccgatgtcgtaaccactacaccactggggCCGGTTTTTCACCATGTCATCTTATaacatgtcatagggttttgtacgtgcacattcagaacaagctgttgtagtgcacgcctgtcctgggcgcaggtgccggcctcggtcgGCTCATCCGTCctggacaggaaaagggttgggtGGGTTGTTAGAGAGTTTAGAGAGCTGGACACTAAGGGTAtttggttcgaatcccctcagtgaaggtggatttttttgttacaTTGTACTAAAACGGGTTTGTTCTTCAACCGGCTAGGCAGTGTATGTTTTGTAATTACTAccaggttattattattattattattaacattattattattattgttgtgttgCTCAAGATGGCATAGAATATTTCTGACATGTGTAACATTTTAGACAAACACCGGTTTTGCAAGGTCAAGGTTTTCCCACGAAGCATAACACGACCACGTGGGTAACGAAGTTTGAAGTGATGTTAAAAGTCGTATAGCGTTTTTATTAACACTGTAGTTAGCTATTTACAGAGTCTTCTTAAATTTACGAAACCGGGTTTTAGCTTTATAGGTGAGTAACCACAACCTGCGTGTTTTTTTTAGGCCTAATACTAAATAAGA harbors:
- the LOC121378491 gene encoding mitochondrial import inner membrane translocase subunit Tim23-like, which encodes MDQQKEKWSFFSPYSKSDPSMDVPVTAGPAGTIMSPYLNFDPSYVTPGGDSEFIFPEGASRQRGRLELSFSQIGGSVFAGAAVGGLNGLYAGLRETQAAQLTGAVRRTQMLNFITKRGASSAQTLGVVALMYSIFGVVLWWGRGVEDELNTVVAGTATGLLYKCSGGWKRCLRGGGIGFGLATAYILFTSKDRIKSMLGRD